The Echinicola rosea genome has a segment encoding these proteins:
- a CDS encoding capsule assembly Wzi family protein translates to MVNQRRFYLGALLYLVLINLGWGQTTPAGSPVFEEAIRRKQLLGELDSTVSFNIRPIQLRFLYNQEVYADYQYFEGGDKLGAIERKTDKKYFSYLPLRNTLAYNSVRPYGWGDGPMIPNVGFQNKFSGGVAAKFHFINIQLMPEWVWAQNNDFDGYPNNFSNSVNKARYWFWNYGDHPERFGEKSYNRLGWGQSKITLGYGAFEIGASTENIWWGPGQFNALIFSNNAPGFPHLTLNTTRPAKTFLGSFEGQLIMGRLEPSGHAPSQLKALNDQFFRPLSDDWRYLNGISVSYQPKWVPGLFLGFNRTFQQYSEDKSDSFEDWFPIFEVFTKSGLFEDGNSVDYDSRAQDQQVSVFGRYLITKANAEIYFEYGRRDHAYTDREFVLNPEHARAYLLGFNKLFELPYPNKYVQIRAEMTQQQESVNRYIRYGGLDGGTSWGTHYQVRGFTHYGQPLGVGIGTGSNVQTIEVSLIDKLNKYGIVLERLANHQDFYYRGLGQQEERQPWVDLSLGFLFDYQWDRFLLSSCLQMINGLNYQWQLDPASTEEFPVGKDKFSVFAQAHLIYLIGKK, encoded by the coding sequence ATGGTTAACCAAAGGCGTTTTTATTTAGGAGCGCTGCTCTATTTAGTGTTGATAAATTTAGGATGGGGTCAGACCACCCCAGCAGGCTCTCCAGTTTTTGAAGAAGCTATCCGGAGAAAGCAATTATTAGGTGAACTGGATTCTACCGTTAGTTTCAATATTAGACCAATTCAGCTTAGGTTTTTATATAATCAAGAGGTGTATGCGGATTATCAGTATTTTGAAGGAGGAGATAAATTGGGAGCAATCGAACGGAAAACTGACAAGAAGTATTTTAGCTATTTGCCCCTAAGAAACACCTTGGCCTATAATTCCGTTAGGCCTTACGGATGGGGAGACGGACCTATGATCCCTAATGTAGGTTTTCAAAATAAGTTTTCAGGGGGAGTGGCAGCCAAATTCCATTTTATCAATATCCAATTAATGCCTGAATGGGTATGGGCGCAGAACAATGATTTTGATGGGTATCCTAACAATTTTAGCAATAGTGTAAATAAGGCTCGGTATTGGTTTTGGAATTATGGGGACCATCCGGAAAGGTTTGGAGAAAAGAGTTATAACAGATTAGGTTGGGGACAGTCAAAAATCACCTTGGGCTATGGCGCTTTTGAAATAGGCGCTTCCACTGAAAACATTTGGTGGGGCCCGGGGCAGTTCAATGCCTTGATCTTTTCCAATAATGCCCCTGGTTTTCCCCACTTGACCCTGAATACGACCCGTCCGGCAAAAACCTTTCTAGGTTCTTTTGAAGGACAACTTATCATGGGCCGCTTGGAGCCGTCCGGCCATGCCCCCAGCCAGTTGAAGGCCTTGAATGACCAATTTTTTAGACCGCTGTCAGATGACTGGCGGTATCTGAACGGTATTTCTGTTTCCTACCAACCCAAATGGGTACCGGGATTGTTCTTGGGATTCAACAGGACCTTCCAGCAATATAGTGAGGACAAGAGCGATTCCTTTGAGGACTGGTTTCCGATCTTTGAAGTATTTACAAAAAGCGGATTGTTTGAAGATGGAAATTCTGTAGATTATGATAGCAGGGCACAGGATCAACAGGTTTCTGTATTTGGAAGATACCTTATAACAAAAGCCAATGCAGAGATCTATTTTGAATATGGAAGAAGGGATCATGCTTATACTGACAGGGAGTTTGTATTGAATCCAGAGCACGCACGGGCTTATTTGTTGGGCTTTAACAAACTCTTTGAACTACCTTATCCAAATAAATATGTGCAGATCAGGGCCGAAATGACCCAACAACAAGAATCAGTTAACCGTTATATACGGTACGGAGGATTGGACGGAGGAACGTCTTGGGGGACACATTATCAGGTTAGGGGATTTACGCATTATGGACAACCTTTGGGAGTAGGTATCGGTACGGGAAGCAATGTTCAAACCATCGAAGTCTCCTTAATTGATAAATTAAATAAATATGGCATTGTGTTAGAACGCCTAGCTAACCACCAAGACTTTTATTATCGTGGTTTAGGTCAGCAAGAAGAAAGACAACCTTGGGTAGACCTTTCGTTAGGCTTCCTGTTCGATTATCAGTGGGATCGATTTCTGCTAAGTTCTTGTCTTCAAATGATCAATGGACTCAATTACCAGTGGCAGCTTGATCCTGCCAGTACGGAAGAGTTTCCGGTTGGAAAGGACAAGTTCAGTGTGTTTGCACAAGCGCATTTAATTTATTTGATAGGGAAGAAGTAG
- a CDS encoding nitroreductase family protein, whose protein sequence is MIREVIKKGKNVLDKRLIKVCFKSRGLATLYYTFFNSSFKREHQAVLSGKVKHLEESQVNRGNYFLLTRNIHRIEKGLLMRPRRPVFAREYIAETIDSFEQIWEPEVVETNPQMKWFYDVLENYFDACNSDDVVDLQRSRFIEIIKSRAHSNHTDSSVKSSSVPYHRLEEDRSTIAYEEFYKLTKQRRSVRWFLDKKVPRELVDKAILAGNQSPSACNRQPYEFRVFDDPNLVSELVQLPMGTKGYANNVPMMIALVGNLDAYFDERDRHIIYIDASLAAMSFMLALETLGLSSCAINWPDIEVREKKMDRFLGLEQHQRTIMCLAVGYPDPEGKVAYSEKRPLSLLRKYNYEN, encoded by the coding sequence ATGATTAGAGAAGTAATTAAAAAAGGAAAAAACGTCTTAGACAAGCGGTTAATAAAAGTGTGTTTTAAATCAAGAGGATTAGCCACACTATATTATACTTTCTTTAATTCGTCGTTTAAGCGAGAACATCAGGCTGTTTTATCTGGAAAGGTTAAACATCTGGAAGAAAGCCAAGTTAATAGAGGTAATTATTTCTTATTGACTAGAAATATACATAGGATCGAAAAAGGGCTTTTAATGAGGCCTCGGAGACCAGTTTTTGCGCGAGAGTATATAGCGGAAACGATTGACAGTTTTGAACAAATATGGGAGCCAGAGGTTGTTGAGACAAACCCTCAAATGAAATGGTTTTACGATGTGTTAGAAAATTATTTTGATGCTTGTAATAGCGATGATGTTGTTGACTTACAGCGTAGCCGATTTATAGAAATTATTAAAAGTAGAGCCCATAGTAATCATACTGATTCATCAGTGAAATCTAGTTCGGTTCCATATCATAGATTAGAGGAAGATAGAAGTACGATTGCATATGAAGAATTTTACAAGCTTACCAAGCAACGTCGTTCCGTTCGATGGTTTCTGGATAAAAAGGTTCCTAGAGAGCTTGTTGATAAAGCGATTTTAGCAGGTAACCAATCGCCAAGTGCGTGCAATCGACAGCCGTATGAGTTTCGTGTTTTTGATGACCCAAATTTGGTTAGTGAGCTTGTCCAATTGCCAATGGGGACCAAGGGATATGCAAATAATGTCCCTATGATGATTGCTTTGGTGGGGAATTTAGACGCATATTTTGACGAACGAGATCGTCACATTATTTATATAGATGCTTCGTTGGCAGCAATGTCATTTATGTTGGCATTGGAAACATTAGGGTTAAGCAGTTGCGCTATTAACTGGCCAGACATCGAAGTAAGAGAAAAGAAAATGGATCGCTTTTTAGGGTTGGAGCAACACCAACGGACAATTATGTGTTTGGCTGTGGGGTACCCGGATCCGGAAGGTAAAGTTGCCTATTCAGAAAAAAGACCGCTATCTTTATTAAGAAAATACAATTATGAGAACTAA
- a CDS encoding glycosyltransferase family 2 protein, with the protein MDKVKVSIIIPCFNSEHYIGETLTYILNQSYSEWECLCIDDGSTDNSISIVRDFISIDSRFKIFKRPSHMKKGGNSCRNYGFQLATGEYIQWFDSDDLMHEKMLEEKVKALDRNSSVNYVVCHTGYFNNDDSSKVVPYDQNLNSTDFYFDYLTFKVKIFTPGPMFRKAFLDSMDLFNISLKRHQEKEFFFRIILRDKMFLVLDDIFVFRRMHEAQLSSSANSSSNKLKMEFYANKINYRSFVFSDLSDSKVLSYFRGFFLRYTYRLFREGKILISVKCFMVYLQSLLKIAVF; encoded by the coding sequence ATGGACAAAGTTAAAGTTTCAATAATAATTCCATGTTTTAATAGCGAGCATTATATTGGAGAAACTCTTACCTACATTCTTAACCAATCTTACTCTGAATGGGAGTGCCTTTGTATAGATGATGGTTCCACTGATAATAGTATAAGTATAGTTAGAGATTTTATCTCAATAGACAGTCGTTTTAAGATTTTCAAACGACCTTCCCATATGAAAAAAGGAGGAAACTCTTGTAGGAATTATGGGTTTCAACTTGCGACTGGTGAATACATACAGTGGTTCGATAGCGATGACTTAATGCATGAGAAAATGTTAGAAGAAAAGGTCAAAGCATTAGATCGAAATTCGTCAGTTAATTATGTAGTATGTCATACTGGGTATTTTAATAATGATGATTCATCTAAAGTAGTCCCATATGATCAAAATCTTAATTCTACAGACTTCTATTTTGATTATTTAACATTTAAAGTTAAGATTTTCACACCTGGCCCCATGTTTAGAAAAGCATTTCTTGATTCAATGGATTTATTTAATATTAGTTTGAAGAGACATCAGGAGAAGGAGTTTTTCTTCAGGATAATATTAAGGGATAAGATGTTTTTAGTTTTGGATGATATTTTTGTGTTTCGACGGATGCACGAAGCTCAGCTTAGTTCGTCTGCAAATAGTTCGTCCAATAAATTAAAGATGGAATTTTACGCAAATAAAATAAATTATAGAAGTTTTGTTTTTTCTGATTTATCAGATAGTAAAGTGTTGTCTTATTTTAGAGGATTTTTTTTAAGGTATACGTACCGCCTTTTTAGGGAAGGTAAAATTCTTATAAGTGTCAAGTGCTTTATGGTCTATTTACAATCTTTGCTTAAAATAGCTGTTTTTTAA
- a CDS encoding sugar transferase yields the protein MLKRAFDIISSLIVLVLISPLMIPIMILLRLTGEGKVFYIQQRVGKSGKNFGLFKFATMLENSPNLAGGDVTAGSDPRVLPVGRVLRKTKINEIPQLLNIFLGDISVVGPRPLTPRTFGFYPESIQVQIRDLKPGLTGIGSIVFRDEESVLANSPKPHLQCYQEDIAPYKGELEVWYKKNYSFKLDILLIFLTAWAIFFPKSNLHLKLFKDLPKSKTLSLSA from the coding sequence ATGCTGAAAAGAGCGTTTGATATTATTTCATCTTTAATTGTCCTGGTTTTGATTTCTCCTTTGATGATTCCTATTATGATCCTGCTTCGGTTGACAGGTGAGGGTAAGGTGTTTTATATTCAACAACGGGTAGGGAAAAGTGGGAAGAACTTTGGTTTATTCAAATTTGCGACGATGCTGGAAAATAGTCCAAATTTGGCTGGAGGGGATGTAACGGCAGGAAGCGATCCAAGAGTGCTTCCTGTAGGTAGGGTGTTAAGGAAGACCAAGATCAATGAAATTCCCCAATTGCTGAATATTTTTTTAGGAGATATTAGTGTGGTAGGCCCAAGACCTTTGACCCCACGAACTTTTGGTTTCTATCCAGAAAGTATTCAAGTGCAAATTAGAGACTTGAAACCAGGGCTTACAGGGATAGGAAGTATAGTGTTTAGGGATGAAGAAAGTGTGTTGGCCAATTCTCCCAAGCCACACTTACAATGTTACCAAGAAGACATCGCCCCTTATAAGGGCGAATTGGAGGTTTGGTATAAGAAAAATTATTCTTTTAAACTTGATATTCTGTTAATATTTCTGACTGCTTGGGCAATATTCTTTCCTAAGTCAAACCTGCATTTAAAATTGTTTAAAGACTTGCCTAAAAGTAAAACCTTATCTTTAAGCGCATAA
- a CDS encoding polysaccharide pyruvyl transferase family protein: MRTKRRINIEVRGVGFVNKGAELMLQAIKQKVFKYDPEINLAIEIPYGRGVKESNDLVKRVREEGILAKPAGRVHGINIPLLYNLLPMVIREKRGIILEKDIDVILDASGFAFGDQWGAAFAQRRLTANIERWHNQGKKIILLPQAFGPFNDTSVREEMSKIFRFANLIFARDTTSYESLLKLHKEDNKITKYPDFTNLIECVPPKDFNSAENQVAIIPNFKMGGVDGGIEKYKELLKNCVVIIQSMNFSPFFLIHEGERDEAIANDINLMLEEGVPVIAGKNAMEIKGIIGATHATITSRFHGLVSALSQGVPCLATSWSHKYKRLLDDYEYSDGLLTDLLIDFDELKSKLESVLIPTSNFHIKEKLLSKAIIQKQLSEDMWKKTFAELEK, translated from the coding sequence ATGAGAACTAAACGAAGAATTAATATTGAGGTTAGAGGTGTCGGGTTTGTGAATAAAGGAGCAGAGTTAATGCTTCAGGCGATAAAACAGAAAGTTTTTAAGTATGATCCAGAAATAAATCTCGCAATTGAAATTCCCTATGGAAGGGGGGTTAAGGAGTCCAACGATCTTGTTAAGAGAGTACGCGAAGAGGGAATACTGGCCAAGCCTGCAGGTCGAGTACATGGAATCAATATTCCTCTGTTATATAATTTGTTGCCAATGGTAATTAGAGAAAAGAGAGGAATAATTTTAGAGAAAGATATTGATGTTATATTAGATGCTTCTGGTTTTGCTTTTGGAGATCAATGGGGCGCAGCCTTTGCCCAAAGGAGGTTGACAGCAAATATAGAAAGGTGGCATAACCAAGGGAAAAAGATAATATTGTTACCTCAAGCATTTGGGCCATTTAACGATACCTCAGTCAGAGAGGAAATGTCGAAAATTTTTCGGTTTGCTAATCTTATTTTTGCAAGAGATACTACATCTTATGAAAGCCTATTGAAATTGCATAAGGAAGATAATAAGATTACCAAATACCCTGATTTCACTAATCTCATTGAATGTGTTCCTCCAAAAGATTTCAACTCAGCTGAAAATCAAGTTGCGATTATACCAAATTTTAAAATGGGTGGTGTAGATGGAGGAATTGAAAAATATAAAGAACTACTTAAAAATTGTGTAGTGATTATTCAATCCATGAATTTCTCGCCTTTTTTCTTAATTCATGAAGGGGAAAGAGATGAGGCTATTGCGAATGATATAAATTTAATGTTGGAAGAGGGAGTTCCGGTAATAGCTGGTAAAAATGCTATGGAAATTAAAGGGATAATAGGAGCAACTCACGCTACTATAACGTCTAGGTTTCATGGGTTAGTAAGTGCTCTTTCGCAGGGAGTCCCTTGCTTGGCGACAAGTTGGAGTCATAAATATAAAAGGCTTTTGGATGATTATGAGTATTCAGATGGGCTTTTGACTGATTTATTAATTGATTTTGATGAGTTAAAATCAAAATTGGAATCTGTACTAATTCCTACATCTAATTTTCATATTAAGGAAAAGCTGTTATCGAAGGCAATTATACAAAAGCAGTTGAGTGAAGATATGTGGAAAAAAACATTTGCTGAATTAGAAAAATAG
- a CDS encoding polysaccharide biosynthesis protein: MDTNNFILNYLQRKESLFSKDIEANSEELKGNIEEKSLIIIGGAGTIGSSFIKAALKFRPAKVVVVDINENGLTELVRDLRSIADLYIPEEFYTYPLSFDSFAFRKLFISHGPFDIVANFAAHKHVRSEKDIFSIEALLENNLVKAKGLLDLLVEYPPKHFFCVSTDKAANPVNIMGASKKMMEELILSYGDQLKVSTARFANVAFSNGSLLDGFLRRIEKSQPLSCPSDVKRFFVSPQESGEICLMACVLGRNKEIFFPKLDMEKDLIKFADIFTPLLRELGFEPVIFNSDVEARRNIHLINEGKYPVYVFKTDTSGEKLFEEFYTEEELFDLDKFNALGTIAKEATYPMSEFDNIFEELHEIMDREETKKSDIVRWLKKYIPEFKHIETGLSLDKKM; encoded by the coding sequence ATGGATACCAACAATTTCATTTTAAATTATCTTCAACGTAAGGAGAGCCTTTTTTCTAAGGATATAGAAGCTAATAGTGAAGAGCTTAAAGGAAATATAGAAGAAAAAAGCCTGATAATTATAGGCGGTGCAGGTACAATAGGCTCTTCTTTTATTAAAGCAGCTTTAAAGTTTAGACCTGCTAAGGTAGTAGTGGTTGATATCAATGAAAATGGTTTAACCGAATTGGTCAGAGACCTTAGAAGTATAGCAGACCTATATATTCCTGAGGAATTCTATACTTACCCACTTTCCTTTGATAGCTTTGCTTTCAGAAAGTTGTTTATTTCTCATGGTCCTTTTGATATAGTCGCCAATTTTGCGGCGCATAAACATGTCAGAAGCGAAAAAGATATATTTTCTATAGAAGCTTTATTAGAAAATAACTTGGTAAAGGCAAAAGGATTATTGGATTTATTGGTTGAATATCCACCTAAGCACTTTTTCTGTGTTTCTACAGATAAAGCAGCTAATCCTGTAAATATAATGGGGGCTAGTAAAAAGATGATGGAGGAACTAATACTGTCCTATGGAGATCAGTTGAAAGTCTCTACTGCTCGATTTGCCAATGTAGCTTTTTCAAATGGATCATTGTTAGATGGTTTTTTAAGGCGGATTGAGAAAAGTCAACCTTTGTCTTGTCCAAGTGATGTGAAACGTTTTTTTGTTTCTCCTCAGGAGTCGGGTGAAATTTGTTTAATGGCATGTGTACTGGGACGAAATAAAGAAATTTTCTTTCCAAAATTGGATATGGAAAAGGACTTGATCAAGTTTGCGGATATTTTCACTCCTCTTTTACGAGAGCTCGGCTTTGAACCTGTAATTTTTAACTCTGATGTTGAAGCAAGAAGAAATATACATCTGATCAATGAAGGGAAGTATCCAGTTTACGTGTTTAAGACGGACACTTCAGGAGAAAAATTGTTTGAAGAGTTCTATACGGAAGAAGAACTATTTGATTTGGATAAATTTAATGCATTGGGGACAATTGCCAAGGAGGCTACTTATCCTATGAGTGAATTTGATAATATATTTGAGGAGTTACATGAGATAATGGATAGAGAAGAAACAAAAAAATCAGATATTGTAAGATGGCTGAAAAAATATATTCCTGAGTTTAAGCATATTGAAACAGGGTTAAGTTTAGATAAAAAAATGTAA
- a CDS encoding glycosyltransferase family 4 protein — protein sequence MRILLFYQYFGTPKGSWSTRIYELSMRWVNEGHKVTVVTSPYEKSDIKSSGFISHQEIDGIKLIVINSADSNKNSFIVRVMKAILFSLVSVWYSLTSKYDICLASSGPITIGLPMILAKKIRNKKTVFEVRDLWPAGAIELNLLKSGFQKKLALWFEKSCYKNADLIVTASIGQKRHIASRTLNKRIEVVPNASDLDLFGGNVTGQLPSWTTDKILLTHIGSLGLIHNIDYWMNIAEEISKIDVKKQVLMVFIGDGADKERLLQHKEKMNLTNILFLGLKPKIELPIWVQNSHATLFATLDNPVQSTCSPNKIFDSFAASRPIIQTTKGWIKDLVDQHNCGINIDLDRPKDAARNIMDFVMDKERVRVAGENAYFLAENEFNRDKLASTYLTYLESIVNE from the coding sequence ATGCGAATATTATTGTTTTATCAATATTTTGGTACCCCAAAAGGTAGTTGGAGTACACGTATATATGAATTATCAATGCGATGGGTAAATGAGGGGCATAAAGTTACCGTGGTCACTTCACCTTACGAAAAATCCGATATAAAATCAAGCGGCTTTATAAGCCATCAAGAGATTGATGGAATAAAATTAATTGTGATAAATTCAGCTGATTCAAATAAAAATTCATTTATAGTTCGTGTGATGAAAGCCATTTTATTTTCATTGGTCAGCGTTTGGTATTCCCTTACATCTAAATATGATATTTGTTTGGCTTCATCTGGTCCTATTACTATAGGGTTGCCAATGATTCTGGCAAAAAAAATCAGGAACAAAAAAACAGTATTTGAAGTGAGGGATCTTTGGCCCGCTGGGGCGATTGAACTTAATCTCCTTAAATCAGGATTTCAAAAGAAATTGGCATTATGGTTTGAGAAATCTTGTTACAAAAATGCTGATCTAATTGTTACAGCTTCGATTGGTCAAAAAAGACATATTGCAAGTAGGACCTTAAATAAACGCATTGAAGTTGTACCAAACGCTTCGGATTTAGACTTATTTGGCGGAAATGTGACTGGTCAATTGCCTTCTTGGACAACTGATAAGATATTATTAACCCATATAGGGTCATTGGGTCTTATTCATAATATTGATTATTGGATGAACATAGCTGAAGAGATATCGAAAATAGATGTCAAAAAGCAAGTGCTAATGGTTTTTATAGGAGATGGTGCTGATAAAGAACGACTTTTGCAGCATAAGGAAAAAATGAATTTAACGAATATTCTGTTCTTAGGGCTTAAACCGAAAATAGAATTGCCAATTTGGGTACAAAATAGCCATGCCACCTTGTTTGCTACTTTAGATAATCCTGTTCAAAGCACTTGTAGTCCGAATAAGATTTTTGATTCCTTTGCTGCGTCAAGACCCATTATTCAGACGACTAAAGGTTGGATTAAAGACCTCGTTGACCAACATAATTGCGGAATTAATATTGATTTAGACCGACCAAAAGATGCTGCTAGAAACATTATGGATTTTGTCATGGACAAGGAGAGAGTCCGGGTGGCAGGAGAAAATGCGTATTTTTTGGCGGAAAATGAGTTTAATAGAGACAAATTAGCATCAACTTATCTTACTTACCTAGAATCCATTGTCAATGAATAA
- a CDS encoding glycosyltransferase family 4 protein, whose protein sequence is MNNLNILFICRNIPVPGLRENDIILRIAKSVKKIEGVSLSVWFPCEYLPKLPFAFKHRYDILSNLPKSFLEGGVFVEKASYFRLPTLKFSYLFIKSFLFLNRKLVKQAKKYNIIHAHYILPDGKMGLYLKDRFGIPLVVTLRNGDLDKINKLSKNSLMYRNYLEVIERADEVIVHNYITEQWVLGRGRQCTKIPHGIDTSMVKGINYKKEATILCVSSLIKRKNVDWVVNAFKKVKAENWKLKIIGDGAEISKLKSLANKSDQIIFLGRQTQKEVLAEMVKASIFVLPSENETFGLVYLEAALSKCAIIGKSRTGIYGWLKEDEEALYVNSVSDLIIKFRTLIDNPILRENIQEAGFIKVENEFHWSKPIQQYISIYKDLI, encoded by the coding sequence ATGAATAATCTAAATATACTTTTTATTTGCAGGAATATTCCAGTTCCTGGATTGAGGGAAAATGATATTATTTTAAGAATCGCTAAATCGGTTAAAAAGATAGAGGGGGTATCTTTATCGGTTTGGTTTCCGTGCGAATACTTACCTAAGCTTCCATTTGCCTTCAAGCATCGTTATGATATCCTTTCTAATTTACCGAAAAGCTTTTTAGAGGGAGGGGTTTTTGTTGAAAAAGCAAGTTATTTTAGACTACCTACCCTAAAGTTCTCGTATTTGTTTATTAAATCCTTTTTATTTCTAAACAGGAAGTTAGTAAAACAAGCTAAAAAGTATAATATAATTCATGCGCATTATATTTTACCTGATGGAAAGATGGGATTATATTTAAAGGATCGTTTCGGAATACCGTTAGTTGTAACCTTAAGAAATGGTGATCTTGATAAGATTAATAAACTTTCAAAGAATAGTCTAATGTATAGAAATTATTTGGAAGTAATAGAGAGGGCTGATGAAGTGATTGTACATAATTATATTACTGAGCAATGGGTGCTCGGGAGAGGTAGGCAATGCACTAAAATTCCACATGGTATTGATACCTCCATGGTTAAAGGAATTAATTATAAAAAAGAAGCCACCATTTTATGTGTCTCAAGCCTCATAAAGAGAAAAAATGTCGATTGGGTGGTCAATGCTTTTAAAAAGGTAAAAGCTGAAAATTGGAAACTAAAAATCATAGGAGATGGAGCAGAAATTTCCAAATTAAAATCTTTAGCAAATAAAAGTGATCAAATTATTTTCTTGGGCCGACAAACTCAAAAGGAGGTTCTTGCTGAAATGGTCAAAGCTTCCATATTTGTTTTGCCTAGTGAAAATGAAACTTTTGGTTTGGTTTATCTTGAAGCTGCATTAAGCAAATGTGCAATCATTGGGAAATCTAGAACCGGAATATATGGTTGGTTAAAAGAAGATGAGGAAGCCTTATACGTTAATTCTGTTTCTGACTTAATAATAAAATTTAGAACTCTTATAGATAATCCAATATTGAGAGAGAACATACAAGAAGCCGGCTTTATAAAAGTAGAAAATGAATTTCATTGGTCTAAACCTATACAACAATATATATCCATTTATAAAGACCTTATATAG
- a CDS encoding NAD-dependent epimerase/dehydratase family protein → MNNVLLTGGRGFLNTILIEALEEESNMHVVTVGRSNADIQVDIRDVFTIPTSENFDMVIHAAGKAHSNPITTKEENEFHLVNFEGTKNLCRALEGLGVIPKKFIFISTVAVYGVTEGIDIKEEHPLNGVSAYAYSKILAETWLQDWAYKHNVTLGILRLPLIVGPNPPGNLQKMISGIKSGRYLSIGDANARKSMVFGEDIAKIIPLLAKKGGTYNLTDGYHPTFRELEMVIAASLERKKPIKVPFWFANGLARIGDITGNRFPIDSDKLKKITSVLTFDDSKARKELGWSPSNVLEKLAEILK, encoded by the coding sequence ATGAATAATGTGCTGTTAACAGGAGGTAGAGGTTTTCTAAATACTATTTTAATAGAAGCATTAGAAGAGGAATCAAATATGCACGTTGTAACTGTTGGGCGGAGCAATGCTGATATTCAAGTCGATATAAGAGATGTTTTTACTATTCCAACCAGCGAAAATTTCGATATGGTTATACATGCTGCAGGAAAAGCACATTCAAACCCAATTACAACTAAGGAAGAAAATGAGTTTCACCTTGTGAATTTTGAAGGTACAAAAAACCTTTGTCGTGCTTTAGAAGGGTTGGGAGTTATTCCAAAAAAGTTTATTTTTATAAGTACTGTAGCAGTGTATGGTGTGACTGAAGGTATAGATATTAAAGAGGAGCATCCTCTTAATGGTGTATCTGCTTACGCTTATAGTAAAATTTTAGCAGAAACTTGGTTACAAGATTGGGCATATAAGCATAATGTTACATTAGGTATTCTGCGTCTGCCTCTTATTGTTGGTCCTAACCCACCAGGTAATCTTCAAAAAATGATTAGTGGAATTAAATCTGGCAGGTACTTGAGTATTGGAGACGCCAATGCGAGGAAAAGTATGGTTTTTGGGGAGGATATTGCTAAAATTATTCCACTATTAGCTAAAAAAGGTGGGACTTATAATTTAACTGATGGATATCACCCTACATTTAGGGAATTAGAGATGGTTATAGCGGCTTCACTTGAAAGGAAAAAACCAATCAAAGTACCTTTTTGGTTTGCTAACGGGTTAGCTAGGATAGGAGATATAACCGGAAACCGCTTTCCTATTGATTCAGATAAATTAAAAAAAATCACTTCTGTACTTACTTTTGATGACAGTAAGGCAAGGAAAGAATTGGGGTGGAGTCCAAGTAATGTATTGGAAAAATTAGCTGAAATTCTGAAATAA